A section of the Amblyomma americanum isolate KBUSLIRL-KWMA chromosome 2, ASM5285725v1, whole genome shotgun sequence genome encodes:
- the LOC144120411 gene encoding uncharacterized protein LOC144120411, with protein MAELKTDMAAKITDNKSGVPDRPTKVSQELRDEEAAYQRDVLGKDVPVGKKGEESGTKHEMTNLLNREEARLARIGQNLDKPEMLEQKLREQTTAKQESSFASTGNMKTDMNMRMTDDVRGPAEPEVGPPRPPAGGQAGGPPAGGAPPLRAASKEKLGGKATGTSYATDGNYPKTDMAAVITDHRSHLNELSKSLQNRVREEEASYARDQVNVASMAREGGRRGQSLPGGPGGQRAPSAGGAPRGSQGGTGAPPPVKLAATIYTKEEETSASDEQPRRACWLMPESVQRVLDCGMEKIYGPRPRRPYRPPMLEMEVEEDDYDPYFNKAEATEAVYKPEDGRVMYPSEKRRKARRPVYPDEEDFDVMFQDELVVDGEGPRMMYEGDARYADEGDMFEEETEDVIYMDDEQMMYQGNRMLYRQPVGQHMMQPMMQPMVGQPMIQPMMGQAMMQPMAPPMMQPMGQSMMPQMSPTMMHQMPMMQPVNSPMMQAMPVQQYGYAQQPVARQEIYDPSQGVTINKKDHIEVSSSDTDVNVKWTDTYAVGLPDELNRTGSGVRIEHKVKVRTQKEQSSTTDGDDESGKKSAAVQTVRHDPVSTTAQTERPERDSKSISARADTDDAATQRNRQPERAMDTQTFGTSPFVPGAGMPFMFPPGMMNPFMMGAMGMQQQQAPPPPPPPPEPPAPPPCEECAQLKSCCDDVPFEDLKKNIEEDIMNIVNENLEVKISDEDTKILVARPDSPYKLVYLIPQRPQVVKEEKSIQTAKEPAEKGIQTEGKKGVDGAKSLDGEGERVIKASYSTKECQVNGKRVRTTKAFRVTQSDDEKSATEVQESSSSSGNGRSKRRSRSKRRAKRARSDGAYPRSLTISVGRTSSTTDRSRSPSHSRRSPGAVRSDTPTQRQSPKHWREIVVASSSTSISSQTNVSIIGPPSNADSVTCHARAYIDNSPARGQYHVPSRYAAQGEGPANARCVIVTSDTNMTSHETRDVAEPPAEAKPKSNKVYVERIYSERPESARFSPRMESRACSPRPPPPVAGTDRPPSPRMHDKSGFVCRPPQSASSVFQSAVDARHKSINRNPSYVNAERIAKQIAQQIAPQIIAARQKEPFHQKHKSGQPTALQSMVATAQQQHQQQQQQLHHLLQHKRSQHRKDHETTRYEDSTQYQTTGRYTLMSQHSLDRLSNAQGARCVAENKVSRYGPAAPSLSQSFPQRTSGRYTVVSQHSLERLSNAQGTRCVADNKVSRYGPAAPSLSQSFPQRYSSGQPRRSATMSAMGSPLHRGQPRGSHSPYGARQSPQQARYILPIQLQVTGQPSPVTAASQYSQHRSAGSRITAHPEKSRSKVIMMQQQQQQQQGQLSSVMLRSVEPDSPPRMTPATSCHGDKKRAFYKRAYRLRIPAQEKQVLTYALVALVALISVILVINTLGKRRTNAD; from the coding sequence ATGGCCGAGCTCAAGACCGACATGGCGGCCAAGATCACGGACAACAAGTCCGGGGTCCCTGATCGGCCGACCAAAGTTTCCCAGGAGCTGCGGGACGAGGAGGCCGCATATCAGCGCGACGTTCTAGGAAAGGATGTTCCCGTTGGCAAAAAGGGCGAGGAGAGTGGCACCAAACACGAAATGACGAACCTCTTGAACCGCGAGGAGGCTCGGCTGGCAAGGATCGGGCAGAATCTGGACAAGCCCGAGATGCTGGAACAAAAGCTGCGAGAGCAAACGACAGCGAAGCAAGAATCGTCCTTCGCGTCGACAGGCAACATGAAGACTGATATGAACATGCGCATGACCGACGACGTCAGAGGGCCAGCGGAACCGGAAGTCGGGCCACCCAGGCCTCCAGCTGGCGGCCAGGCAGGCGGCCCGCCAGCTGGCGGCGCGCCACCGCTGAGGGCTGCCTCCAAGGAGAAGCTCGGAGGAAAAGCGACGGGCACATCTTACGCCACGGATGGCAATTACCCGAAAACAGACATGGCCGCCGTGATCACTGACCACCGCTCGCACTTGAACGAACTGAGCAAGTCTCTCCAAAACAGGGTGCGGGAGGAGGAAGCGAGCTATGCACGGGACCAGGTGAACGTGGCTAGCATGGCAAGGGAGGGAGGAAGGCGAGGACAGTCGCTCCCGGGAGGGCCAGGAGGCCAGCGCGCCCCGTCAGCTGGAGGTGCCCCGCGTGGCAGCCAGGGAGGCACGGGGGCACCGCCACCGGTAAAGTTAGCGGCCACCATCTACACGAAGGAGGAAGAAACGTCTGCGTCTGACGAGCAGCCCCGTAGGGCCTGCTGGCTGATGCCCGAGAGCGTACAGCGGGTGCTTGACTGCGGAATGGAGAAGATCTACGGCCCACGGCCGAGGCGCCCATACAGGCCACCCATGCTGGAGATGGAAGTGGAGGAAGACGACTACGACCCGTACTTCAACAAAGCTGAGGCGACAGAGGCAGTGTACAAGCCCGAAGACGGTCGGGTGATGTACCCGTCAGAGAAGCGCCGCAAGGCCCGCCGTCCAGTGTATCCGGACGAAGAGGACTTTGACGTGATGTTTCAGGACGAGCTAGTAGTCGACGGCGAGGGCCCACGAATGATGTACGAAGGCGATGCCCGGTATGCAGACGAGGGAGACATGTTTGAGGAAGAGACTGAAGACGTGATTTACATGGACGACGAGCAGATGATGTACCAGGGGAACCGCATGCTGTACCGCCAGCCGGTAGGACAACACATGATGCAGCCCATGATGCAGCCTATGGTGGGTCAACCCATGATTCAACCCATGATGGGGCAGGCCATGATGCAGCCGATGGCGCCGCCTATGATGCAACCAATGGGACAGTCTATGATGCCGCAGATGTCTCCAACTATGATGCACCAAATGCCCATGATGCAGCCGGTGAATTCGCCGATGATGCAGGCAATGCCAGTTCAGCAGTACGGTTACGCGCAACAGCCAGTCGCAAGGCAGGAAATTTACGACCCGTCGCAGGGCGTAACCATCAACAAGAAGGACCACATCGAAGTGAGCAGCTCGGACACTGACGTTAACGTCAAATGGACCGACACGTACGCCGTGGGTTTGCCTGATGAACTCAACCGAACAGGCTCCGGTGTACGCATCGAACACAAGGTTAAGGTCAGGACGCAAAAGGAGCAGTCGTCAACGACGGATGGAGATGACGAATCGGGGAAAAAATCAGCCGCCGTCCAAACTGTTCGCCATGACCCTGTATCCACAACTGCGCAGACGGAGAGGCCGGAGAGAGATTCCAAGAGCATCAGTGCCCGGGCGGATACCGACGATGCCGCCACTCAGAGGAATCGGCAGCCCGAGAGGGCAATGGACACGCAGACCTTCGGCACATCGCCTTTTGTCCCGGGCGCCGGCATGCCGTTCATGTTTCCACCGGGCATGATGAACCCGTTCATGATGGGTGCCATGGGCATGCAGCAACAACAGGCGCCGCCACCTCCACCGCCCCCGCCAGAGCCGCCGGCCCCTCCGCCGTGCGAGGAGTGCGCGCAGCTCAAGTCGTGTTGCGATGACGTACCATTCGAAGACCTCAAGAAGAACATAGAGGAGGACATCATGAATATAGTCAACGAGAACCTGGaagtcaaaataagcgacgaagACACCAAGATCCTCGTCGCTCGGCCGGACTCCCCCTACAAGCTTGTGTACCTGATCCCGCAGCGGCCGCAGGTCGTCAAAGAGGAGAAGAGCATCCAAACGGCCAAGGAACCTGCAGAAAAGGGCATCCAGACCGAGGGAAAGAAGGGCGTCGACGGTGCAAAGTCTCTTGACGGTGAAGGGGAGCGCGTGATCAAGGCCTCCTACAGCACGAAAGAATGCCAGGTGAACGGGAAACGCGTGCGGACGACCAAAGCATTTCGCGTCACACAGTCTGACGATGAGAAGAGCGCCACGGAAGTCCAAGAGTCTTCCAGCAGCTCGGGAAACGGCAGGTCGAAGCGCAGGTCGCGCTCCAAGAGGAGAGCCAAGCGTGCCCGTTCAGACGGCGCCTATCCGCGCAGTTTAACCATCTCGGTCGGGCGCACTAGCTCGACAACAGATCGCAGCCGCTCGCCGAGCCACAGCCGCCGCAGCCCAGGCGCGGTGCGCAGTGACACTCCCACGCAGCGACAAAGCCCTAAGCACTGGAGAGAGATCGTGGTCGCCAGCAGCTCGACGAGCATCAGCAGTCAGACAAACGTGTCCATCATCGGGCCTCCGTCGAACGCCGACAGCGTGACCTGCCACGCCAGAGCGTACATCGACAACTCGCCGGCGCGCGGCCAGTACCACGTGCCGTCCAGGTACGCCGCGCAAGGCGAGGGCCCTGCGAATGCGCGCTGCGTCATCGTGACTTCGGACACCAACATGACGTCCCACGAGACTCGGGACGTTGCGGAACCTCCGGCCGAAGCTAAGCCAAAGTCGAACAAGGTGTACGTGGAGCGTATTTACTCCGAGCGTCCAGAGAGCGCGCGTTTCAGTCCTCGGATGGAGAGCCGAGCCTGCTCCCCGCGCCCGCCGCCTCCAGTGGCCGGCACAGACAGACCCCCGTCGCCTCGCATGCACGACAAGAGCGGATTCGTGTGCAGACCACCACAGTCCGCCTCATCTGTGTTCCAGTCGGCTGTAGACGCTCGCCACAAGAGCATCAACCGCAACCCCAGCTATGTCAACGCCGAACGCATCGCCAAGCAGATTGCGCAGCAGATCGCCCCGCAGATCATCGCCGCCCGCCAGAAGGAGCCCTTCCATCAGAAGCACAAGAGCGGCCAACCAACCGCACTGCAGAGCATGGTGGCGACCGCGCAACAgcaacaccagcagcagcagcagcagctgcaccacCTGCTTCAGCACAAGCGCTCTCAGCACCGCAAGGACCACGAGACCACCCGTTACGAGGACAGCACCCAATACCAGACCACCGGCCGCTATACCCTCATGTCCCAGCACTCCCTGGATCGGCTCAGCAACGCGCAGGGTGCGCGTTGTGTGGCTGAGAACAAGGTGTCTCGCTACGGTCCGGCTGCTCCCTCCCTGAGCCAGAGCTTCCCGCAGCGCACCAGCGGCCGCTACACTGTCGTGTCCCAGCACTCCCTGGAACGGCTCAGCAACGCACAGGGCACGCGTTGTGTGGCCGATAACAAGGTGTCTCGCTACGGTCCGGCTGCTCCCTCCCTGAGCCAGAGCTTCCCGCAACGCTACTCGAGCGGCCAGCCGAGGCGGTCCGCCACCATGTCCGCGATGGGCTCCCCCTTGCACCGTGGGCAGCCGCGCGGTAGCCACTCGCCCTACGGTGCCAGGCAGAGTCCGCAGCAGGCCCGCTACATCCTGCCCATCCAGCTGCAG